In Meriones unguiculatus strain TT.TT164.6M chromosome 17, Bangor_MerUng_6.1, whole genome shotgun sequence, a single window of DNA contains:
- the Rab11b gene encoding ras-related protein Rab-11B produces MGTRDDEYDYLFKVVLIGDSGVGKSNLLSRFTRNEFNLESKSTIGVEFATRSIQVDGKTIKAQIWDTAGQERYRAITSAYYRGAVGALLVYDIAKHLTYENVERWLKELRDHADSNIVIMLVGNKSDLRHLRAVPTDEARAFAEKNNLSFIETSALDSTNVEEAFKNILTEIYRIVSQKQIADRAAHDESPGNNVVDISVPPTTDGQKPNKLQCCQNL; encoded by the exons ATGGGGACCCGGGACGACGAGTACGACTACCTATTCAAAG TGGTGCTTATTGGAGACTCAGGTGTGGGCAAGAGCAACCTGCTGTCACGATTCACCAGAAACGAGTTCAACTTAGAGAGCAAGAGTACCATCGGTGTGGAGTTCGCCACTCGCAGCATTCAGGTGGATGGCAAGACCATCAAGGCTCAGATCTGGGATACTGCCGGCCAGGAGCGCTACCGTGCCATTACCTCTGC GTACTACCGCGGTGCAGTGGGCGCACTGCTGGTGTATGACATTGCCAAGCACTTGACATACGAGAATGTGGAACGCTGGCTGAAGGAGCTGCGAGATCATGCAGACAGCAACATTGTCATCATGCTGGTGGGCAACAAGAGCGACCTGCGTCACCTTCGGGCTGTGCCCACTGATGAGGCCCGTGCCTTTGCAG AAAAGAACAACTTGTCCTTCATTGAGACCTCAGCCTTGGATTCCACCAATGTAGAGGAAGCATTCAAGAACATCCTCACAG AAATCTACCGCATTGTGTCACAGAAACAAATCGCTGACCGTGCGGCCCATGATGAGTCCCCTGGCAACAACGTGGTGGATATCAGTGTGCCACCCACCACGGATGGACAGAAACCCAATAAGCTGCAGTGCTGCCAGAACCTGTGA